The Vitis riparia cultivar Riparia Gloire de Montpellier isolate 1030 chromosome 3, EGFV_Vit.rip_1.0, whole genome shotgun sequence genome includes a region encoding these proteins:
- the LOC117911053 gene encoding LOW QUALITY PROTEIN: glutamate receptor 3.2-like (The sequence of the model RefSeq protein was modified relative to this genomic sequence to represent the inferred CDS: inserted 1 base in 1 codon): MNLVWLVLLLILCIRGYTEGVLNPEVVNIGAIFTFSTINGKVAKIAMKAAEQDVNSDPSILGGRKLAITLHDSNYSGFLSIVGALQFMESDTVAIIGPQSAVMAHVLSHLANELHVPLLSFTALDPTLSPLQFPYFIQTAPNDLFQMTAIADMVSYFEWREVIAVYSDDDQSRNGXTTLGDKLAGRQCKISYKAALPPDPKATRDQVFNELVKVRMMESRVIVLHTLSKTGLLVFDVAKYLGMMESGYVWIASTWLSTILDSTPLSSKTANSIQGVLTLRPHTPDSKKKREFSSRWNHLSNGTIGLNPYGLYAYDTVWMITYALKTFFDQGGTISFSNITSATALVAGELNLGALSIFDGGQQLLKNILQINRTGLTGPLRFGPDRSPVHPAYEVINVVGTGFRQLGYWSDYSGLSVASPETLYAKPPNLSRSNQQLYDVLWPGEITKKPRGWVFPNNGRRLRIGVPNRVSYRDFVSKGKDTDDLHGYCIDVFTAAIALLPYAVPYKFVLFGDGLENPNYNQLVYKVASNDFDAAVGDIAIVTNRTKAVDFTQPYIESGLVVVAPVKKLNSSAWAFLKPFSPLMWGITASFFLIVGAVVWILEHRINDDFRGPPKKQIVTMLWFSFSTLFFSHRENTVSALGRMVLIIWLFVVLIINSSYTASLTSILTVQQLSSSIKGIETLITSNDRIGFQVGSFAENYLSDELDIPKSRLIALGSPEEYATALENGTVAAVVDERPYIEVFLASHCKFSIVGQQFTRSGWGFAFPRDSSLTVDLSTAILTLSENGDLQRIHDKWLKNKVCSDNSQLGSDQLQFQSFWGLFLICGIACFLALLVYFCMMVRQFSKQFSEASPSSHGSSRSARLQTFLSFADNKAEVSKAKSKRKRGDMSLDSNGREDNSRNGSTRTKQTDLPSEI, from the exons ATGAATCTGGTTTGGCTTGTGTTGCTTTTGATCCTTTGTATTAGAGGATACACTGAAGGGGTTTTGAATCCTGAAGTCGTGAATATTGGAGCTATATTCACATTTAGCACTATCAATGGGAAAGTTGCAAAGATAGCCATGAAGGCGGCTGAACAAGATGTGAATTCTGATCCAAGCATTCTTGGTGGGAGAAAACTGGCTATAACCCTGCATGATTCCAACTATAGCGGATTTCTCAGCATCGTTGGGG CATTACAATTCATGGAGTCTGACACAGTAGCTATTATTGGTCCACAAAGTGCTGTGATGGCCCATGTACTCTCACATCTTGCAAATGAGCTTCATGTTCCACTACTGTCATTCACAGCCCTGGACCCGACCCTCTCGCCTCTCCAGTTCCCTTACTTTATTCAAACTGCTCCCAATGATCTATTCCAGATGACTGCCATTGCAGATATGGTTAGTTATTTTGAATGGAGAGAGGTTATTGCAGTATACTCTGATGATGATCAAAGCCGAAATG TAACTACATTAGGTGATAAACTTGCAGGAAGGCAGTGTAAAATCTCCTACAAAGCAGCCCTTCCCCCTGACCCAAAAGCAACTCGTGATCAGGTTTTTAATGAATTGGTGAAGGTTCGAATGATGGAATCCCGAGTAATTGTTCTTCATACTCTTTCCAAAACAGGTCTTTTGGTTTTTGATGTTGCCAAATACCTTGGGATGATGGAGAGTGGTTATGTTTGGATAGCTTCTACTTGGCTATCTACCATACTAGATTCTACTCCGCTTTCCTCCAAGACTGCCAATTCGATCCAAGGAGTTCTCACACTTCGTCCTCATACACCtgattcaaaaaagaaaagggagttTTCATCTAGGTGGAACCATCTGAGTAATGGAACTATTGGTTTGAATCCTTATGGTTTATATGCCTATGATACTGTTTGGATGATTACTTATgcactaaaaacatttttcgaTCAGGGTGGCACCATCTCATTCTCCAATATTACATCTGCGACTGCCTTGGTGGCAGGAGAACTGAATCTTGGTGCATTGAGCATTTTTGATGGGGGACAGCAGTTGCTTAAGAACATACTGCAGATCAATAGGACAGGTTTAACTGGCCCTCTACGATTTGGTCCAGACAGATCCCCGGTACATCCTGCATATGAGGTCATTAATGTAGTTGGAACTGGATTCAGGCAGCTTGGATACTGGTCTGACTATTCTGGGCTCTCTGTTGCATCTCCAGAGACGCTTTATGCAAAACCGCCTAACCTTTCAAGATCAAACCAACAATTGTATGATGTATTATGGCCTGGTGAAATAACAAAGAAGCCTCGTGGGTGGGTCTTTCCAAACAATGGGAGACGTCTAAGGATTGGAGTTCCAAACCGGGTTAGTTATCGTGATTTTGtgtcaaaaggaaaagataCTGATGACCTCCATGGATATTGCATTGATGTATTCACTGCTGCAATAGCCTTGCTCCCATATGCAGTCCCATATAAGTTTGTTCTGTTTGGGGATGGTCTGGAAAACCCGAACTACAACCAGCTTGTATACAAGGTTGCCTCTAAT GACTTCGATGCTGCTGTTGGGGACATTGCAATTGTCACCAATCGTACAAAGGCTGTGGATTTTACTCAGCCATATATAGAATCAGGCCTAGTTGTAGTGGCCCCAGTCAAGAAGCTGAACTCAAGTGCTTGGGCTTTCTTGAAGCCTTTTAGTCCATTGATGTGGGGTATAACAGCATCATTTTTCCTTATTGTGGGAGCAGTTGTGTGGATTCTCGAACATCGGATCAATGATGATTTCAGGGGGCCACCTAAGAAACAGATTGTCACAATGTTATG GTTTTCCTTCTCAACCCTGTTTTTTTCCCATA GAGAAAACACAGTAAGCGCACTCGGGCGTATGGTGCTGATCATCTGGCTTTTTGTAGTTCTGATAATCAACTCAAGCTACACTGCAAGCCTGACATCAATCCTGACTGTGCAACAACTATCTTCATCCATTAAAGGAATTGAGACATTGATAACTAGCAATGATCGTATTGGATTCCAAGTAGGGTCCTTTGCAGAGAACTATTTAAGTGACGAACTTGACATCCCTAAATCTAGACTCATTGCTCTTGGCTCACCAGAAGAATATGCCACTGCCCTTGAGAATGGAACTGTCGCTGCTGTGGTTGATGAACGACCCTACATAGAAGTCTTCCTTGCCAGCCACTGCAAGTTCTCAATTGTAGGGCAGCAGTTCACTAGAAGCGGGTGGGGATTT GCATTTCCAAGAGACTCTTCCTTAACTGTTGACTTGTCAACTGCCATCCTCACGCTATCAGAGAACGGTGATCTTCAAAGAATCCATGATAAGTGGCtgaaaaataaagtttgttCAGACAACTCTCAGCTTGGATCTGACCAACTTCAGTTCCAGAGCTTCTGGGGCCTTTTCCTCATCTGTGGGATTGCATGCTTCCTTGCTCTCCTTGTATACTTCTGCATGATGGTACGCCAATTCAGCAAGCAGTTTTCTGAAGCAAGTCCTTCCAGCCATGGCAGCTCTCGCTCTGCACGACTTCAAACATTCCTATCATTTGCTGATAACAAGGCAGAGGTATCAAAAGCCAAGTCCAAAAGAAAACGCGGAGACATGTCTTTAGATTCCAATGGCAGGGAAGACAATTCAAGAAATGGATCCACGAGAACAAAACAAACAGATCTCCCATCAGAGATTTAA
- the LOC117911838 gene encoding RING-H2 finger protein ATL80, with the protein MEGYNIFISVAFVSALICAVGLLVVGRCVCLRYFYHHGGGNTAASSSTAQSPPNGGPKEERILSSVPRVRYTGDGKVGECAICLTEFMKGDEMSVMPQCGHGFHVKCIERWMRRSSSCPSCRQILVEPSRR; encoded by the coding sequence ATGGAGGGGTATAATATCTTCATCTCGGTCGCCTTCGTATCCGCTCTAATCTGCGCCGTCGGCCTCCTAGTGGTGGGCCGCTGCGTCTGCCTCCGCTACTTCTACCACCACGGCGGCGGGAACACCGCAGCGAGCAGCTCCACGGCACAGTCGCCGCCCAACGGAGGTCCGAAGGAGGAGAGGATCCTCTCGTCAGTCCCCAGAGTGAGATACACCGGCGACGGAAAAGTGGGGGAGTGTGCAATATGTTTGACAGAGTTTATGAAGGGAGATGAGATGAGCGTGATGCCGCAGTGTGGTCATGGGTTCCATGTGAAGTGCATAGAGAGGTGGATGCGGCGGAGCTCGTCGTGTCCGTCGTGTCGGCAGATTCTGGTGGAGCCCAGTAGGCGATAG
- the LOC117911327 gene encoding mitochondrial phosphate carrier protein 1, mitochondrial-like, which produces MMRVEGRAYQELSPSYYGICTVGGMLSAGTIHLAITPLDVLKVNMQVNPIKYNSITSGLNTLWKEQGPSALWRGWSGKLFGYGVQGGCKFGLYEYFKRVYSDVLVDQNRSVIFFVSSASAQVFADVALCPFEAVKVRVQTQPHFAKGLADGFPKLYATEGLSGFYKGLFPLWGRNLPFSMTMFSTFEHSIDFIYDNIIQKKKEDCSVAQQLGVTCLAGYAAGAFGTLISNPADNIVSSLYNKNAENVLQAAKNIGFANLFTRSLPLRITFVGPVVTLQWLFYDTIKVLSGFPTSGGPVRHIEEADRSA; this is translated from the exons ATGATGAGGGTTGAAGGAAGGGCGTATCAGGAGTTGTCACCTAGTTACTATGGGATTTGTACAGTTGGAGGAATGCTCAGTGCCGGAACGATCCATCTCGCTATCACTCCTCTGGACGTCTTGAAAGTGAATATGCAG GTGAACCCAATCAAGTATAATAGTATTACATCAGGTTTGAATACCCTCTGGAAAGAACAAGGTCCTTCTGCCCTATGGAGGGGTTGGTCCGGCAAGTTATTTGGATATGGTGTTCAAGGGGGCTGCAAATTTGGTCTCTATGAATACTTCAAGAGGGTTTACTCAGATGTGTTGGTGGATCAAAACAGGAGTGTCATATTCTTTGTCAGCAGTGCTTCTGCTCAAGTATTTGCTGATGTAGCTCTCTGCCCTTTTGAGGCTGTCAAAGTCCGAGTTCAAACACAGCCCCATTTCGCAAAGGGCTTGGCTGATGGGTTCCCAAAATTATATGCAACTGAAGGGCTCTCTGG CTTTTACAAAGGACTTTTTCCGCTTTGGGGGCGTAATCTTCCAT TCTCTATGACGATGTTTTCAACATTTGAGCATTCAATAGACTTCATATATGACAACattatccaaaaaaagaaagaagattgcTCAGTGGCCCAGCAGCTTGGTGTGACATGTTTGGCGGGCTATGCAGCTGGAGCTTTTGGTACCTTAATCTCTAACCCTGCGGACAACATTGTTTCCTCCCTTTATAACAAAAACGCAGAAAATGTGTTGCAG gcTGCGAAGAATATTGGGTTTGCTAATTTGTTTACTAGGAGTCTTCCTCTTCGAATTACATTTGTGGGGCCTGTTGTGACATTGCAGTGGCTCTTTTATGACACCATTAAAGTTCTAAGTGGATT CCCTACAAGTGGAGGGCCTGTCAGGCATATCGAAGAAGCTGATAGATCCGCTTAA